Genomic DNA from Misgurnus anguillicaudatus chromosome 18, ASM2758022v2, whole genome shotgun sequence:
GTGGCACAGCAGGGTAAAGTCAGCTTCTCTCCGGGTATTGACTCTTAATTCTCTAAGTCTGCTTAACTAACAACTGTGAACTATCTGTCACTCACATCAGTACAGCGATTAAGAGGTGAAGATGATGATACAGTAAAtgtgaacaaacaaacaggaCATCATGATAATGTTTGTTCTCATGTTAAACTTTTTGGTAAGACATGAAGCAtaataaatgtgtatttacagtaaaaaaatatgcagcatttttgtcaaattaacatttatttttatcttactttaacttaaaaaattcaacttgattttataagttatatcaacttttcacaagccaaaacttgcaaaaccaagttgttttaacttcatgcatcatgttttacagtgtataaatgtATGTATCAGAATAACTATTTATTAAGTGCATGCAACTTTgttcatttaattaaatttacatttttgttattttatttttgttctgTTAAAGAGGTCAACTATAAAAACTTAACAACGAATATCCAAGACCAAGAGTGCTGGAGAAAATGGCGACCACACGCATGCACAAACCTGCTGTGCACACGCTCTCTGGGTTTGTTTTGCACATGCATCAAACAAACTAACCTGAATTAATCACATTTACCTTCACAAAAAATAACCGTGTTTTTTGTAGCAAAGCCGTGTTTATTTGGTGGTAACCAGCATAACAGTGGCCtaatgttctgttttaaatgtatagtaaaACCAAATGATTAATTTTCATAAAGGTACATAAACCTTATAGATTAAACTGTTCATACATTTAATTACtgctaaaatataaatattacatattaCATACTAATAGATATGCCTAAATATCTTAggtttaattttacattttgtaaGGAGAACAACTGCAAGTCTGTAAAACAtagcatattattattattattattattattattattattattattattattattattattattattattattattgctgaACACTgtttataatatacagtactttTAAAAGTTTGGCTCGCTTAActgaactttttttatttaaaagaaatttTGAATATTAGGCTATTAAGCTAGAAATTAGTTTGTAATTCTATAAAACATACTCTCTTATTAacaaaagtaaatattttaatggCAAAACATCCATCAAATACTccaattattatttaattgggataacataaatgaaaaacagCAGCAATGAACTAactttaaaaagtgtttaaaatgatcTCAGAATGATTCTCATgaagaataaaaatataaatatgttacACAGTAATATCAATTATAATTCGAACACAAGCAGCAAATCAGTATTGTGAATTCAGATTGTGAGGaatattttaacagtttttATGCATTATTCACAGAAACTGTATAAATAACTCTTAACATAAGTAGCCGTGCAAGCTTTATATTTCCAACATTTTCTGAACTTACCATTAAAACTAAAGCATAGTGTTGACCTCAGAACTGCATAATTCACACGGATGAAGCTTTGATTTTTTACAACAGTTACTTCAGCATACACTGGACTTCTGAAAGGTCAGTGAGTCCAGACATCTCTCATAAATCTGTTTCCATTCCAGCCAAACAAACACAAGAAATGCTGAGCTTGTAGCTGGATCAGAACCACAGGCTTCCGCAACGGCACGTTGTTAAAACAGAGACTGTTTAGAAGACACAGGTTGAGTTTGAAAACCAAGACCAAATGATAGAAATAGatgacaaaacacacacacacacacacacacacacacacacacaaacaaagaaACCCTTAACTTCAGAGGTAACATGAGTGTCATTTCCCATGAAGCTCCACATCAggattcattaaattaataaaggTAAGTAACGCATTCAAATTTTGAGTCATTTTCTGGATCTGCTGTGTTATAACAAACCAAGGTCTGgcaacaacaacccagcattgggtcatttttaaccaagTGTTGTGTTTTGTCCACCCAGCAATGGGTTAAagacaaggcagcatttttgtAGTGTAAGGTGTGTGTAGTGTTGACTGTGTGTGGtacagtgaatgtgtgaaaGGTAGCCATACAAGAAAGACAGCAGCGACTGCGCAGACGTCAGGCTGTGGTTTCACGCTTCGACTGCAGTGCATCTTATGGCGCCTGCTGTCTGCGCAGACTGAGACATTAAAGCCTGAAGTCTGAAAGAAAGCTGTGATCCGCCTCTAATTCTGTTTGACTTGGATGAAATAAGTGATGTTCCAAGGTGTGGAAAATAATCATAACTAACAAAAGTCTAAATTGTTTCTATAAACCAAAGCTTGTACCATAATAGTCCATAATTAACCTTgacaaatctctctctctctctctctctctctctttttatgTGTACTGATGAACCAGAGGTTTAAAGATGGATTAAACGCTTTACAAATTTGATGTATTTCTTTTAACCCTTAAAgcaacaaaaaacaacacattttaaacttaatCATATGTACATACAGTTGGGATGTAAAGATATTAGTGGTGGAAATGCAATAACAATTAAAGTGCTAAATTAAATTgttatacatgtaaatgttggACTAGAATTAGAATGACTGAATATTCAattcttttattttaataacagCGTGCACTTCATTAAACCTCATGATTCTGTTATTCCAGCATGATCTgaatgttaaaaacatttatggtCATCCACAAACTGGCTTTAATTTGATTAGTACATGTTGTACATTATGCCTTTTGTTATATAAAACTCACTTATAAATAAttgaataaattcatgtttacAATGTGATGTAAATGGATCCGGTTCACATTTGAGTTCATCAGAACGAGGAGGACTTTGATGTGACAGGTGAATGAGCTGTGTATTATTGATGAATTTATCTCAGCACATTTATCTCATTCACACAGAACCGCTTGCAACTGGACCATGTAACATCTCACATTACTGAACATGCCCGGGCTAACACATAGATGAGCTCTGAGTAAATAAGACAGAAGAGTATAGAAGTGCTAGGCAGGGCAGATAAGAAGCAATGTTTCTCTCAtctacaaacaaacacacagaggcAGGAGAGGAGAACCGGTACATTTGTCTGCACTTATAATAAATCAAACAACTTCTTCCCCAAGAAAATTGTTTTCAGGGTGTGCCggtttttatttgatatttccttttactgtgtaaatattcACCAGCATTGCATGGGATGCCCACATATGTTCAGATGACGTGTAACCTATTAGTACACAGCCTTTATCTAAACTGAAcctaacattacatttacaagATAACAAGATAATTTTCAGGCAAGAGCTGCAGGGCACATGGACATGCAgggctgtttgtttgtttataatggTTTTTATTCACGAAGAAACATCTTCAAGCTATATTGAGTTCACTTTTAAACTTTCAGTTCCCTTTGAAAGGTGTTTGAGTTATTTAATTTCCTCTGAACTGATGTTTATCTCCAAAAGTATACCCATATAATTAAAGCCCTACATGGCATTACAGTTAACATTAAGATCACAAAAATATAAGATAGTGCTGAAATTAATGCTGCTAAATTATGGCTTTGTTGGTGAGAAGAAAACTATTagtattattagtattattttcaaatgtgtAAAGAATCTTAATGAACaatatgataataaataatggcGCAGGATAATTCACGAGAAATTACAacgaaaacaaaacaattaaacTATAAATAAAATCCACAAAAAGGAAAATTAACTTGTCAATAATAATTTAGgaattaagcggagattaagtctataaaaaatattaagaaaaatatatttttatctttCTAAACTTTGAATTATAAACTATTCCTTATGCGGCAAAAAAAAGAGTAGAATGTTACGAGATAGTTTTTTAGAGTTCTCAATTTGAATTCGTTTGTTATTTCAGTTTGTTcgattatttattatttgttcttatttattttctttgtttcaGCTTTTAATGAGGCTGTATTTAAGGTCTTACGGTTAAGTTATTTATGATACTTTAGTTTAGTAAACATGTTGGCATGTGGGCATGACAGCGCAAATCTTCATGTAAACAATTTTCTCCCGTTTAATCTCTCTGTAAACTTTAGAAATACTGCTACGAAAAAAAGTCACTTTTAATATCCACATGCCTTTATTACGCAAAGATGACATTATAAAAATAGATACGTGTACAGACAaagatttcatttcattttgcattattttaacAATGTTGCATTACTAACAGAAAAATAACCCAAAGAAAACCCATTTATAACAAGTCTGTCACTACATTTATTTagctaaaaacaaaaaatctacTGCAAATATTGCAGAAATACTCTGTGGTATCCACAGCGTTTATCCCAGTTTTTCCTATTAGTGTATTcgtgttatatttttccatAACTTACAGACTGAACATGCATCACAGATGGATGGAGGGATTGATGTCTTTGCTGGTCTCGGTGTTATTGCGATTCTGATGCGGGAAGCGCGAGGCTGTGAACACTGCTCGGAGCCTCGTGCTGATGTTTGCCCAGCGGACTCTTTCTGTCTGCAACTACAGTCAAAATACAGGAGTGTTTATGGAGCAAATAAGTCGTAATGGGGTCTTTCAGCAGTAAAAGATAACAATCTCAGTGCGATAATAAGGTTTTCTTTTGTGTTAGCGTATTTAAATATAAGTTTAACTTTAgaaataaacttttgttataattttatatCTTTTTCGTTTAGGTGCAGTTGTGTGGTATGTTACCGTTTCGGGTCGAGTGTTTGAAGGTTAAAGCTGTGTGcaggttcgggctctgtatcaTGGTTCCGGTGTTTGGATGGGTCAGGCTCGCGCTCTGAGACTGCCAGTGATGTCCGTAATTTCCCGCACCGTAAACGCCGTATTGATTAGTGGCAGAGTAAGCACACGCGGGAACATATCCGGATAAATTAGATGAAGCCTAAAAATAAAAGATATAATTTTACTTTGTGTTTCTTTTGTACACCTATCAAAACATTGTAAAGATTAATTTTTGCACTACAActaaacaatgttaaaaaaatagaaTAAAGAATATAATGCAACCAAACTACTTTAGAAAGTCACTACAGCAGTAGATCATTGTGTTATAAATctgcaaaaggttgtgggttcgaccCAAGCTAACAAAACAACATAGTTTAAATCCAGCAGTTTAAATTGTTTTGGATTAAATCGTTTGCTAAACGAACacagtaaatgtaatttaaaaagagacaaattaataaaataataataaataacgtctgaaataaataaataaaactattatcAAAGCTTAtataattaaatgaataaataagaaAACGAAAATAAAGAATATGATTAATATAATTAATGAAACAATACATTTCACCTGGTtgtatttaatgtcagtgtctGTTTTATCGAGCCCATTGACTCCATGAACGGAGGGGAATGAAGGCCTGTTAACGCCGCTCCAGTCCTCCATTTTCGCCTGATAACTCTCTGTTCCAGCAATGGCTGTAACAAAATCATAGGTTTAAGTTTTTAGATCAACATAAACGCCGGCTAACAAATTCACATCGTATAGTGAAATACTAGATGGACAATGTAACATTAATGTAATCCAGATAGTCTAATAtgcacttcaaatgtttatcTCCATTTTACTTCCTCAATGTCCCTTCACCAGAATAACAATCGAATGACCGTTCAGTAAAAATGATATAAAGTAGAATAATTTATGACGATGATAAATTGATCGTGAAAATAGAATTAAGCAGTAAATTCTCTTGTATCTGAAATGTGTAAATTTGTGCAAGAACAAAGTGAATTTAGTGAAGTGTGATCATACCTGCAGGGTCCATAAAAGCCCGTATTCCTAATATGTTGGTGACGGTGTGGACAGAGGGCCAGGCCCGGGACAGACTGACAGCAGGTGGGCTGCCCAGTTTCGACCCGGTCGGAGACATTGTGTTCGGGTAAGAATATGGATACACGGGATTATATGAGATCTGAGGTGGAGATGGTTTGCTGTCATATTGGCTCGGTTGAGACAGATTCCCAATCTTGTTTCTTAAAATGCGACTGATGGAGCTCACAGATGGCACATTATATTTGTCGCAAACTCCGTCTGCGAGGAGCCTGTCGCGGATTTCCCAAGCAAATATTCCCGGATCGCCCTGTTTATAATCCCTTATACTATTCACTACGTTTGGAGTCGTGACTCGGGGTTTACTCCCGCCGATGGCTCCGGGTAAAATGGATCCCGTTTCGTTGTATCTGGCCAGGATTTTGCTCACACAGCCATGAGAGACCCGCAGTTGACGACTGATATCACACGGCCTGATTCCCAGCTGCGCCAGTTCAACAATCCGGATCCGAATCGCGTTGGGCAGAGGCCGACCGTTCACAAAAACACCACCGAGCTGATTCACTTCTCCGTATGTTTGATCTGCAAAAATACACTTTGTATATTCAGCTCAGATATTTACTCTATAGTTACAGTAAATTATGTATTGCATATTGTGACATTGCTTTTGATTTACACACATAAACATCTAAAGTTTagcaaaaagcattttttatcaaGAGCTTCCTGTATTGTTGCTCTTAAGTAGTCTAGGGTAGATATAGTTATCATATGTTGTTATAACATTTGTCACATCAGGGCACTAGATTTCTAGGTAGTTTAAAAACACCTGTTTCCGAAATTGTATTAAAAACGAAAAAGAATCAATAAAGTTTTTTATGGTTTTAATGTGGCTTAAAGAAAAGCCCTTGCTGGTTTTATTTGAAACTTTTATAGTGaacactgcagttttaaaagcCAATAGAGAGCAAAGGCAGGTAGCTATACtgcatattaaaattattaaaaactgtTTCTGTATTTTTCACTGtcaaaaatgcagcatttttataaaatcaacaaaataaGTTACacgtaacataaaaatataagttcAACAACTAAAACTTGTTTTTATGAGTTGTGTCAACTTATTACAGGTTAAAGTAGTATGAACtgacttaaaaagtaaaaacgctgttttaacttcatgttggattttttttacagtgtaaaacaGAAAAAACCGAAGACTTAAACTGGAGATATAATTGCTGCTTTATTGTTATTTGTATTATTCGTGGTCATAATCACAATTCAATCATTCGTTTATCTGGAGTATTGTAGCCTATTATTCATTTTTCTAATCCTAATGGTAAATAAGAGGAATAGGCAATAAACAACCATTTGCATTGTGACTTTGATATTTCCCTATCGTGCTTCTTGACCTCTTAACACTTCTGCCGTAATCCCTTCAACCATTTAAGAGGTTTTACGGTGTCTCTCTCGGATTGTCCTCTTCTTCTTTAATTATTTCGAGTGTGTGAGTATCAAACAGAGCAGGTTTAACTTAACTTTGATCCACTCTGAGCAGACTGCCGCTCGCGCTCAATCTGATGCGTCACGAGCGTCAATCTCACTAGACAGCGCATGACTCCACCTTCTCATGAGTTCAGATATGTGCGCCCAAAACTCTTCTGCATTTTTACGACTTTTTGCAAAAAGCTTaaactttactaaaaaaaattagaaaataaaaaagcactAATGCAAGATCCAGCTGACTATCATTTTCTGAACAATAGTCTACACACAATAAATCATTTCAAAACAGCATGTtataagtaataataataaatactaaTACTGCGTTTATTTCATGTCACTTCCAAGACATCAGAGCTTTTTTATAAGCTAGGTGCTAGTCTTAATGCAGAACAAtatatgatttatttaaaacttttgtAGAGATTGGGGTCATGGTTAATAttcataaaatgtttaaatattcacACTGTTATGGTGAAATGTCATTTTGCCTcgactttttaaatgtatattttattgttattattgggCAAAGATACAAAGTATAGCAGTACAATCTCGACCTCTTGTGGGTTATTAAGGTATTACAAGCGTGCAGTAAAAGTGTTTGCTCTGTTGAATGACCTTaggggcgcactcacactatccaaaccaaaccgcgctcgggcgcgtttgacccccccaaagcctggtttgtttgacaagtgtgatcgctctgttccgcgcccgggcgcggattggttaatcgtgccacggccgggttgcagaggtgggccggagcgcggttcacttgggctcactttcaggcgcggaaggctgtggtggctgtggaaggctgtggtgtgagcgcattcgcgcctgagcgcgattcaaaaggtgaagacgtcagctgcgcgaccacaccttcatctgccgccgtaaaaaccttttgatgcgcgcagcggggttacgtgaatgtccgagctgcgcacgtgacagatcaactaagcaatatgatgacatgtgagaaggctgtctgtaatcgcgcaccaaacgactccgaataaaaaacacagacttatcattacggtgggttccagtgttaagagcagaggcgattctagggttagagctttaggggtgctgagcacccaatgaGCTCCGCTGCCTCCCACCACCCGCTCTTTTTTCCTACTGAAACCAATTATATGTCTATTGTAAAATAGCtatcattttaacattggttcaactaactccaaaataaagatttttttggagacctttcaggcatgaaaatgggtcaggggtgaaaaagatgaGAACAATATTACCCCTCTAGGGTCCGGGAGCATGCTCccccttagaatttttttaaaataacatattttaaagcatcaatctgatgagttttcagatgcatttttttgccaaactttttatttctaattaatggtgagctagcacatttttgccattaatgccatattaaagtctcaggtgggctacaccagcagtgtgggtatggttttatgtgaatatacagtgtatCGTTTTAAGcctttgtcaaaatgacaaatctcctaatttataacttttatgcctacaacatatggtaggtttattaatagtttgttagtttgcagcttttcttttaacagtcctttaatttaaccattacctttactatatgtctaaaacagtgtttctcaaactttttcagcccaaggaccactttatcttccaatttttttctgaggaccacctaacagaatcccactctaacactcccccaaaaaacaacaaaataggaaggataagctaagtttaagtttactatgcaactgtttcaagtcaaaaactaattttttgaaaacaaatgcaatgctatgttcagaaattattatatgaattttatttcatttgaaaaagtaaatgtgaaatgagttgcagcttaatatgaacaacaaactacacatgtgaaaaaaaatacaattaaacatACGGTAgtataacagcctaggtcccacttaatgtcattccaaagagccattagtttaaaactgaggtggtgggtaaaTTAAGTTTATGGTTGTAACTACaataaaatactaaaaaaaaatttacccttaatgtccaaaatcactgaaattacagggattttacacatgaacaaaaactagtacattacaaaactaatagatatgtggattttagctgctttcagttgacgcttgatcttttatttcgactcctctttggtttagccaaccgatccatttttacgttattaaaacagaatggcaagaactgatatcacagtttcgcgagtgcattaaaaatctacttaaataagtgacgattgtagacacttgcctagtttaggtgatctcttggcggaccactgggtgggtttggtccgcggaccacactttgagaattactggtctaaaa
This window encodes:
- the pax1b gene encoding paired box protein Pax-1 yields the protein MQSMLETGNPPRCVQFGAVQTVTHLKTSLWELSFTTEYTKCIFADQTYGEVNQLGGVFVNGRPLPNAIRIRIVELAQLGIRPCDISRQLRVSHGCVSKILARYNETGSILPGAIGGSKPRVTTPNVVNSIRDYKQGDPGIFAWEIRDRLLADGVCDKYNVPSVSSISRILRNKIGNLSQPSQYDSKPSPPQISYNPVYPYSYPNTMSPTGSKLGSPPAVSLSRAWPSVHTVTNILGIRAFMDPAAIAGTESYQAKMEDWSGVNRPSFPSVHGVNGLDKTDTDIKYNQASSNLSGYVPACAYSATNQYGVYGAGNYGHHWQSQSASLTHPNTGTMIQSPNLHTALTFKHSTRNVADRKSPLGKHQHEAPSSVHSLALPASESQ